A single region of the Bacteroides intestinalis DSM 17393 genome encodes:
- a CDS encoding tetratricopeptide repeat protein, producing the protein MTVLAASCQLPEREVSVRRTTTLRAADTVQSPSLKGLIYCYYGRQDLNRGHSEDALHYFSQAAGLFKQKFLTGSYANALRNMGRAHLLSSRPDSALYCYLQAQEAAADFDPILFMDISTELSVICQNVEDWEEAKRQMLQYRRRSATDELPMRRSSMIGMFLIKEDFMNGRKRSLSALQSEKFKIEDCRRFASEYQELYMDWCRMNEELQELDRDIKEKYNNEVLKNENQRIRNELLSRKVWLLSIGFGAMFLVVIGFVSFHLYKRNVRRRIESLLARLKENEKQLDEGRVESEEEREQLLQENKELSQQIERLSVRQKDKDELNSCLQKLNISYTKQLKEYQEIHSLLPVERTLALSRLCQLRCQPVCGLVKSDEEWGEIFGVIDTLYGDISAKLDDYELGMQERRICYLIRAGFTNAMIATVTNVTVDAIAKSKQRMKSKFLLPGGDTFDDFIRNL; encoded by the coding sequence ATGACTGTACTTGCAGCATCTTGTCAGCTCCCTGAAAGGGAAGTTTCTGTTCGTCGCACTACGACTTTAAGAGCTGCCGACACAGTACAAAGCCCATCGTTGAAGGGGCTTATCTATTGCTATTATGGTCGTCAAGATCTAAATAGGGGGCACTCTGAGGATGCATTGCATTATTTCTCGCAAGCAGCCGGGTTGTTCAAACAGAAGTTTTTGACAGGGTCTTATGCCAATGCTTTGCGAAATATGGGGCGTGCCCATCTTCTATCTTCCCGTCCGGATAGTGCTTTATATTGTTACTTGCAGGCACAAGAGGCTGCAGCTGACTTCGATCCCATCTTATTTATGGATATTTCTACCGAATTATCTGTTATATGTCAAAATGTGGAAGATTGGGAAGAGGCTAAACGGCAAATGCTTCAATATCGTAGGAGATCGGCAACAGACGAACTTCCGATGCGACGGTCTTCTATGATAGGGATGTTTCTGATAAAGGAGGATTTTATGAATGGAAGGAAGCGGAGTCTGAGTGCATTACAAAGTGAAAAGTTTAAGATAGAAGATTGTCGCCGGTTCGCTTCAGAATATCAGGAGCTTTATATGGATTGGTGTCGGATGAATGAAGAACTGCAGGAATTGGATCGTGATATAAAGGAGAAATATAATAATGAAGTCTTGAAGAATGAAAACCAGAGGATTAGGAATGAGTTGCTGAGCCGTAAGGTATGGTTGCTGTCTATCGGTTTCGGAGCAATGTTTTTGGTTGTAATTGGCTTTGTGTCTTTCCATTTATATAAACGGAATGTTCGGAGGCGTATCGAAAGTTTGCTTGCCCGTCTGAAAGAGAATGAGAAACAATTGGATGAAGGAAGGGTGGAATCGGAAGAAGAACGAGAGCAATTATTACAGGAGAATAAAGAGTTGTCCCAACAGATAGAAAGGTTGTCTGTCCGGCAAAAGGATAAGGATGAACTGAACTCTTGTTTGCAGAAACTGAATATATCCTATACAAAACAATTGAAGGAATATCAGGAAATTCATTCGTTATTGCCTGTTGAGCGTACACTTGCACTGAGTCGGTTATGTCAGTTGCGTTGCCAGCCAGTATGTGGGTTGGTGAAATCGGATGAGGAATGGGGGGAGATATTTGGAGTAATTGATACTCTTTATGGTGATATATCGGCAAAACTGGATGATTATGAACTTGGCATGCAGGAACGGAGAATCTGTTATCTTATCCGTGCCGGGTTTACTAATGCCATGATTGCTACTGTTACTAATGTGACTGTCGATGCTATTGCGAAGTCGAAGCAACGTATGAAGAGCAAGTTTTTGTTGCCTGGGGGTGATACTTTTGATGATTTTATACGGAATTTGTAG